A section of the Stenotrophomonas sp. 364 genome encodes:
- a CDS encoding protein phosphatase CheZ, whose protein sequence is METLRDKSALVQRLQDALAALESGDEAGWRREIDALAALRTQPMMAGLNRLARELGQALGELPSLPSEAGELDDACARLDHVVTMTEQATHRTLDLAEECRALTEQLRANGLTADQDQQLDRIRHNLTEIALTQSYQDLTGQIIRRVVGIVRRVHEGFGALGLPPQDDTAQKRDNGLAGPAVSGLDRHQVSQVDADDLLSDLGL, encoded by the coding sequence ATGGAAACCCTTCGCGACAAATCCGCGCTGGTGCAGCGCCTGCAGGACGCCCTGGCTGCGCTGGAAAGCGGCGATGAAGCCGGCTGGCGCCGGGAAATCGACGCGCTGGCTGCCCTGCGCACCCAGCCGATGATGGCCGGCCTGAACCGGCTCGCCCGCGAACTGGGCCAGGCCCTGGGCGAACTGCCCAGCCTGCCCAGCGAAGCCGGCGAGCTGGACGATGCCTGCGCGCGCCTGGACCACGTGGTGACGATGACCGAACAGGCCACCCACCGCACCCTGGACCTGGCCGAGGAATGCCGGGCCCTGACCGAACAGCTGCGGGCCAATGGCCTCACCGCCGACCAGGACCAGCAGCTGGACCGGATCCGCCACAACCTCACCGAGATCGCCCTTACCCAAAGCTACCAGGACCTCACCGGGCAGATCATCCGCCGCGTGGTGGGGATCGTGCGTCGCGTGCACGAAGGGTTTGGCGCACTCGGCCTGCCGCCGCAGGACGACACCGCGCAGAAGCGGGACAACGGCCTGGCCGGCCCGGCCGTGAGTGGCCTGGACCGTCACCAGGTATCCCAGGTGGATGCTGACGACCTGCTTTCGGATTTGGGGCTGTAA
- the cheY gene encoding chemotaxis response regulator CheY, giving the protein MNKNMRILIVDDFSTMRRIVKNLLGDLGFTNTAEAEDGHAALSLLQSQPFDFVVTDWNMPVMTGIDLLKAIRADAKLKTLPVLMVTAEAKREQIIEAAQCGVNGYIIKPFTAQTLEEKLGKIFERLAASA; this is encoded by the coding sequence TTGAACAAGAACATGCGTATCTTGATCGTCGACGATTTCTCGACCATGCGTCGTATCGTCAAGAATTTGCTGGGCGATCTGGGCTTCACCAATACGGCCGAAGCCGAGGACGGGCATGCCGCGCTGTCGCTGCTGCAGAGCCAGCCGTTCGATTTCGTGGTCACCGACTGGAACATGCCGGTGATGACCGGCATCGACCTGCTCAAGGCGATCCGCGCCGACGCCAAGCTGAAGACCCTGCCGGTACTGATGGTCACCGCCGAAGCCAAGCGCGAACAGATCATCGAAGCGGCCCAGTGCGGCGTCAACGGCTACATCATCAAGCCGTTCACCGCGCAGACCCTGGAAGAAAAGCTCGGCAAGATCTTCGAACGCCTGGCAGCGAGCGCCTGA
- a CDS encoding RNA polymerase sigma factor FliA: MKGAAQYKEVQRTAANECIAQHSDLVRRIAHHLAARLPASVEVDDLIQAGMMGLIEASRSYDADQGASFETYASIRIRGSMIDEIRRGDWVPRSVHRRARDAASTIRRLEQSTGRAASATEVAAAMDMPLPDYLRLMEDAARGQVLSLESRIEDQGELDTVAQGGPTPQQVLERGEFGRELGNAIGLLPEREQLVLSLYYEQELNLKEIGAVLGVSESRVCQIHGQAVLRLRGRLKIFEAADAGLANT, translated from the coding sequence ATGAAAGGCGCCGCACAATACAAAGAGGTGCAACGCACCGCCGCCAACGAGTGCATTGCCCAGCATTCGGACCTGGTGCGCCGCATCGCCCACCACCTGGCCGCGCGCCTGCCGGCCAGCGTGGAAGTGGATGACCTGATCCAGGCCGGCATGATGGGCCTGATCGAGGCCTCGCGCAGCTACGACGCCGACCAGGGCGCCTCGTTCGAGACCTACGCCTCGATCCGCATCCGCGGTTCGATGATCGACGAGATCCGCCGGGGCGACTGGGTGCCGCGTTCGGTGCACCGCCGTGCCCGCGACGCCGCGTCCACCATCCGCCGCCTGGAACAGAGCACCGGCCGTGCCGCCAGCGCCACCGAAGTGGCCGCCGCCATGGACATGCCGCTGCCGGACTACCTGCGCCTGATGGAAGACGCCGCACGCGGCCAGGTGTTGAGCCTGGAATCGCGGATCGAGGACCAGGGCGAGCTGGACACCGTCGCCCAGGGCGGCCCGACCCCGCAGCAGGTGCTGGAGCGCGGCGAGTTCGGCCGTGAACTGGGCAATGCGATCGGCCTGCTGCCCGAGCGCGAGCAGCTGGTGCTGTCGCTGTACTACGAGCAGGAACTGAATCTGAAAGAGATCGGCGCCGTACTGGGCGTCAGCGAGTCACGCGTGTGCCAGATCCACGGCCAGGCCGTGCTGCGCCTGCGGGGCCGATTGAAGATCTTCGAGGCGGCCGACGCCGGCCTCGCGAACACTTGA
- a CDS encoding MinD/ParA family protein — MPSREYAKLTKTFPLSATRSQPLGPVRTIAVTGGKGGVGKTNVSANLAVALADMGKRTLLLDADLGLANIDVILGLQPKLTLADLVAGRCTLDEVIMEGPGGVLVVPAASGRRHMAELQPAEHVGLVNVFSELERELDFMVVDTAAGITDGVLTFCQAAQDTVVVVCDEPASITDAYALIKVLSRERGVDRIQVVANMVRDPNEGRVLYEKLTRVCEKFLADVSLNYLGCVPQDDWLRLSVQRQQPVVKAYPSSPAAQAITEIARRTARWQAPTEPRGGVEFFLERILKQRGVTA, encoded by the coding sequence ATGCCGTCGCGTGAGTACGCCAAGCTGACCAAGACCTTCCCGTTGTCTGCCACCCGCAGCCAGCCGCTGGGCCCTGTGCGCACCATCGCCGTCACCGGCGGCAAGGGCGGCGTGGGCAAGACCAACGTGTCGGCCAACCTGGCCGTGGCGCTCGCCGACATGGGCAAGCGCACGCTGCTGCTGGATGCGGACCTCGGGCTGGCCAACATCGATGTGATCCTGGGCCTGCAGCCCAAGCTGACCCTGGCCGACCTGGTCGCCGGGCGCTGCACCCTGGATGAAGTGATCATGGAAGGCCCCGGTGGCGTGCTGGTGGTACCGGCCGCATCCGGTCGCCGCCACATGGCCGAACTGCAGCCGGCAGAGCACGTGGGCCTGGTCAACGTGTTCTCCGAACTGGAGCGTGAGCTGGACTTCATGGTGGTGGACACCGCCGCCGGCATCACCGACGGGGTGCTGACCTTCTGCCAGGCCGCCCAGGACACCGTGGTGGTGGTCTGCGACGAACCGGCCTCGATCACCGACGCCTACGCGCTGATCAAGGTGCTCTCGCGCGAACGCGGGGTGGACCGTATCCAGGTGGTGGCCAACATGGTGCGCGACCCCAACGAAGGCCGCGTGCTGTATGAAAAGCTGACCCGGGTCTGCGAGAAGTTCCTGGCCGATGTGTCGCTGAACTACCTCGGCTGCGTGCCGCAGGACGACTGGCTGCGCCTGTCGGTGCAGCGCCAGCAGCCGGTGGTCAAGGCCTACCCGTCCAGCCCGGCCGCCCAGGCGATCACCGAGATCGCCCGCCGCACCGCCCGCTGGCAGGCTCCGACCGAGCCGCGTGGCGGGGTCGAATTCTTCCTGGAACGCATCCTCAAGCAACGCGGGGTGACCGCATGA
- the flhF gene encoding flagellar biosynthesis protein FlhF produces MKIKRFVAPDMRSAMNLVRKEHGPDAVILSNRRIEEGVEIVAAANYDEGAVQRALEAARKDVAPAPAPRPRNAADAVIAAVTRRKPTVVAAEPVAATTSAVAALARAAVGATGRTLDTANEIVPPPGSSGFAATLARAATAPAAGMSALPEQIFAPFNVEQAAAASPALAQAEPVAADAAVATVAPPINRARFIIDPPLDDEPHFQMHVPAAAVAMPPLPVSVTVPPALPVAEAVAPVMPQPLAAVAEVRAENPAPVAVTEPAQAQPQPAAELVVVQRDDEEIRQLRHEVAGMRHVIEREMHRFTDERLRGSPVRAAALDLMDEYGFDAGISRDVAMQIPLDTEAHRGRGLTLGLLSRKLPIAPVDPLESGGVIALVGPTGAGKTTTIAKLASRFAEKHAARDVALVTTDTGRIGAREQLYGFGRQLGIAVHEANSGSDLNQLLERLQDYKLVLIDTAGLGPRDRALAAQLQWLRAAEQIRTLLVLPANTSFGDMDEVVRRFSAANPQGVVLSKLDETGRFGTALSVAVDHRLPITWVTDGQDVPEDLHRASAANLVLRLEDLRRAADMPCNPELNHAVA; encoded by the coding sequence ATGAAAATCAAACGCTTCGTCGCTCCCGATATGCGCTCGGCCATGAACCTGGTGCGCAAGGAACATGGTCCTGATGCGGTGATCCTGTCGAACCGGCGGATCGAGGAAGGCGTCGAGATCGTGGCCGCGGCGAACTACGACGAAGGTGCGGTGCAGCGTGCGCTGGAAGCAGCGCGCAAGGACGTGGCCCCCGCCCCGGCGCCGCGACCGCGCAATGCCGCCGATGCGGTGATCGCCGCGGTGACCCGTCGCAAGCCGACCGTGGTGGCGGCCGAACCGGTGGCCGCGACCACCTCCGCGGTGGCCGCGCTGGCGCGTGCCGCAGTGGGTGCCACCGGCCGTACCCTGGACACCGCCAACGAGATCGTGCCGCCGCCGGGCAGCAGCGGCTTCGCGGCCACCCTGGCCCGCGCCGCCACCGCCCCGGCGGCCGGCATGAGCGCGCTGCCGGAACAGATCTTCGCCCCGTTCAACGTCGAGCAGGCCGCCGCCGCGTCGCCGGCGCTGGCACAGGCCGAGCCGGTGGCCGCCGACGCTGCCGTCGCCACCGTCGCCCCGCCGATCAACCGCGCCCGCTTCATCATCGACCCGCCGCTGGACGACGAACCGCACTTCCAGATGCACGTGCCGGCCGCCGCCGTGGCGATGCCGCCGCTGCCGGTCAGCGTGACCGTGCCGCCGGCCCTGCCGGTTGCCGAGGCCGTCGCCCCCGTGATGCCGCAGCCGCTGGCCGCCGTCGCCGAGGTGCGCGCCGAAAACCCGGCACCGGTTGCCGTCACGGAACCGGCGCAGGCCCAGCCGCAGCCCGCCGCCGAACTGGTGGTGGTGCAGCGTGACGACGAAGAGATCCGCCAGCTGCGCCATGAAGTGGCCGGCATGCGCCACGTCATCGAGCGCGAAATGCACCGCTTCACCGACGAGCGCCTCCGCGGCTCGCCGGTCCGCGCCGCCGCGCTGGACCTGATGGACGAATATGGCTTCGACGCCGGCATCAGCCGCGACGTGGCCATGCAGATCCCGCTGGACACCGAAGCCCACCGTGGCCGCGGTCTGACGCTGGGCCTGCTGTCGCGCAAGTTGCCGATCGCCCCGGTCGACCCGCTGGAGTCCGGCGGCGTGATCGCCCTGGTCGGCCCGACCGGTGCCGGCAAAACCACCACGATCGCCAAGCTGGCCTCGCGCTTCGCCGAGAAGCATGCCGCCCGCGACGTGGCCCTGGTCACCACCGATACCGGCCGCATCGGCGCCCGCGAGCAGCTGTATGGCTTCGGCCGCCAGCTTGGCATCGCAGTGCACGAAGCCAACAGCGGCAGCGACCTGAACCAGCTCCTGGAGCGCCTGCAGGATTACAAGCTGGTGCTGATCGACACCGCCGGGCTGGGTCCGCGTGACCGTGCCCTGGCCGCCCAGCTGCAGTGGCTGCGCGCCGCCGAGCAGATCCGCACGCTACTGGTACTGCCGGCCAACACCAGCTTCGGCGACATGGACGAGGTGGTCCGCCGCTTCAGCGCCGCCAACCCGCAGGGCGTGGTGCTGAGCAAGCTGGACGAAACCGGCCGCTTCGGCACCGCCCTGTCGGTGGCCGTGGACCACCGCCTGCCGATCACCTGGGTCACCGATGGCCAGGACGTTCCCGAAGACCTGCACCGGGCCAGTGCCGCCAATCTTGTACTTCGCCTTGAAGATTTGCGCCGCGCGGCCGATATGCCCTGCAACCCGGAGTTGAACCATGCCGTCGCGTGA
- the flhA gene encoding flagellar biosynthesis protein FlhA, producing the protein MNARKVLDMIRNGLGAPLIVLALLAMVVVPLAPPVLDALFTFNIAISLMVLLAVVYVKRPLDFTIFPIVLLITTMLRLALNVASTRVILLHGQNGHEAAGKVIAAFGEFVIGGNYAVGIVVFAILTIINFVVITKGAGRVSEVTARFILDAMPGKQMAIDADLNAGLLTREEAKARREEVREEADFYGAMDGASKFIRGDAIAGILILFINLLGGLAVGVLQHGMPFGDAAATYTLLSIGDGLVAQLPALLVSSAVAMLVTRASRSQDMAQAMMGQVFGQYRALTIAAAIMGVVGLVPGMPNVAFLTLAAILGVVAWKAWKKSTAAARAAETPAASRGETLGLPGATPSPTAELTWDELRPVDPLGLEVGYRLIPLVDKNQGGELMARIKGVRRKLTHDIGFLIPSVHIRDNLELPATAYRLLIHGVPVATAEIHPDRELALDPGSALGALEGIAGKDPAFGLDATWIQPHQRAHAETMGYTVVDPATVVATHLSHLIREHAPELLGHEEVQQLLANLAKSAPKLVEDLTPKSLPLSAVVRVLQNLLIERIPIRQLRKIVESLVENAPLSQDPATLTAAVRNALGRFIVQEIAGMSAELPVFTLNPQLERVLQESTQGNGAALEPGLAERLHQSLAECVSKQEAKNEPAVVLVPGPVRAALARLVRHSVPSLSVLAYSEVPEDKRLKLVGTIS; encoded by the coding sequence ATGAACGCCCGCAAGGTCCTGGACATGATCCGCAACGGGCTGGGCGCCCCGCTGATCGTGCTGGCGCTGCTGGCCATGGTGGTGGTGCCGCTGGCCCCGCCGGTGCTGGATGCGCTGTTCACCTTCAACATCGCCATCTCGCTGATGGTGCTGCTGGCGGTGGTGTACGTGAAGCGCCCGCTGGACTTCACCATCTTCCCGATCGTACTGCTGATCACCACCATGCTGCGGCTGGCGCTGAACGTGGCCTCCACCCGCGTGATCCTGCTGCACGGGCAGAACGGCCACGAGGCGGCGGGCAAGGTGATCGCCGCGTTCGGTGAGTTCGTGATCGGCGGCAACTACGCGGTCGGCATCGTGGTCTTCGCCATCTTGACCATCATCAACTTCGTGGTGATCACCAAGGGGGCCGGGCGCGTGTCCGAAGTGACCGCCCGCTTCATCCTGGACGCCATGCCCGGCAAGCAGATGGCCATCGATGCCGACCTCAACGCCGGTTTGCTGACGCGCGAGGAGGCCAAGGCCCGCCGCGAGGAAGTGCGTGAGGAAGCCGACTTCTACGGCGCGATGGACGGTGCCAGCAAGTTCATCCGCGGCGACGCCATCGCCGGCATCCTGATCCTGTTCATCAACCTGCTCGGCGGCCTGGCCGTCGGCGTGCTCCAACACGGCATGCCGTTCGGCGACGCCGCCGCCACCTACACCCTGCTGTCCATCGGTGACGGCCTGGTGGCGCAGCTGCCGGCACTGCTGGTGTCCTCGGCGGTGGCCATGCTGGTCACCCGCGCGTCGCGCTCGCAGGACATGGCGCAGGCCATGATGGGCCAGGTGTTCGGCCAGTACCGCGCGCTCACCATCGCCGCCGCCATCATGGGCGTGGTCGGGCTGGTGCCGGGCATGCCCAACGTCGCCTTCTTGACGCTGGCCGCGATCCTCGGCGTGGTGGCCTGGAAGGCCTGGAAGAAGAGCACCGCCGCCGCACGCGCCGCCGAAACGCCGGCCGCCAGCCGCGGCGAGACCCTCGGCCTGCCCGGTGCCACGCCCTCGCCCACCGCCGAACTGACCTGGGACGAACTGCGCCCGGTCGACCCGCTGGGCCTGGAAGTGGGCTACCGGCTGATCCCGCTGGTGGACAAAAACCAGGGCGGCGAGCTGATGGCCCGGATCAAGGGCGTGCGCCGCAAGCTCACCCACGACATCGGCTTCCTGATTCCCTCGGTGCACATCCGCGACAACCTGGAGCTGCCGGCCACCGCCTACCGCCTGCTGATCCACGGCGTGCCGGTGGCCACCGCCGAGATCCACCCCGACCGCGAGCTGGCGCTGGACCCGGGCAGCGCGCTCGGTGCGCTGGAGGGCATTGCCGGCAAGGACCCCGCGTTCGGCCTGGACGCCACCTGGATCCAGCCGCACCAGCGTGCCCACGCCGAAACCATGGGCTACACCGTGGTCGACCCGGCCACCGTGGTCGCCACCCACCTGTCGCACCTGATCCGCGAACACGCGCCGGAACTGCTCGGCCACGAGGAAGTGCAGCAGCTGCTGGCCAACCTGGCCAAGAGCGCGCCCAAGCTGGTCGAAGACCTCACTCCGAAGTCGCTGCCCTTGTCGGCGGTGGTGCGGGTGCTGCAGAACCTGCTGATCGAACGCATTCCGATCCGCCAGCTGCGCAAGATCGTCGAATCGCTGGTGGAGAACGCACCGCTCAGCCAGGACCCGGCCACGCTGACCGCCGCGGTGCGTAACGCACTGGGCCGTTTCATTGTGCAGGAGATCGCCGGCATGTCGGCCGAGCTGCCGGTGTTCACCCTCAACCCGCAATTGGAACGTGTCTTGCAGGAGTCCACACAGGGCAACGGCGCCGCGCTGGAACCCGGACTCGCTGAGCGACTGCACCAGAGCCTGGCCGAATGTGTCAGCAAGCAGGAAGCGAAGAACGAGCCGGCGGTCGTGCTGGTACCCGGCCCGGTGCGTGCCGCGCTGGCACGGCTGGTACGCCACAGCGTCCCCTCGCTGTCGGTGCTGGCCTACAGCGAGGTACCCGAGGACAAACGACTGAAGCTGGTCGGCACGATCAGCTGA